A single genomic interval of Lathyrus oleraceus cultivar Zhongwan6 chromosome 7, CAAS_Psat_ZW6_1.0, whole genome shotgun sequence harbors:
- the LOC127103559 gene encoding uncharacterized protein LOC127103559 — protein MDRTWMYDRVYSNRHGLKEEYVRGVKDFVKRALKQPICKSEGGIRCPCINCKCLKIRTPTNVRLHLYRDGFQRDYWIWTQHGEVELNVNTRNDSNSSEHVHHDDQIEAMNQMVYDAFRPYGVFSHVNDNIEVEEYTEDEFPNEDAKRFYDKLISFNKPIYEGATQSILSISTQLLEIRSNWHVPQKGLDFVAQMLKSVCPVQKGLPDNYYQATQLVSKLGLKVEKIDCCKNGCMLYYKDDSNLSECKFCNAPRFIPRKTGMGKYKDIPVKRMFYFPIIPRLQRLYASTESASEMRWHHMNKNSSNILRHPSDGKAWKHFDSVYPDFSREPRNVRLGLCSDGFTPYIQASASPYSCWPIIVTPYNLPPEMCMTKPYLFLACLIPGPKNPKLKIDVYLQPLIDDLHRLWSNGILTYDISTKQNFIMKACLMWTINDFPAYGMLSGWGTQGKLACPHCMEHTDAFTLKSGHKNSWFDCHRRFLPSNHSFRRSKRSFLKNRVVTNEPPPISTGKDIWAVISNFPKVTEIGWEAKWKEFEGYGVDHNWKKRSIFWDLPYWKDNLLRHNLDVMHIEKNVFDNIFNTVMNVKDKTKDNEKAREDLAKLCFRGDLELQPLENGKNGKPKASYTLTKSEAKLVCKWLKELRMPDGYASNHSRCANVEKGTVHGMKSHDCHVFMECLLPIAFHSLPDLVWKPLTELSRFFKDLCCNTLRMDDLIKLDENIPIIICKLERIFPPGFFDSMEHLPIHLAKEAILGGPVQYRWMYPFERFMGVSKRAVTNKARVEGSICSDYIHRETNYFCSHYFNSFRLLPTINLSNKPHLDNDDILPTMSILQSGGRPSGKSRKYFLSDKEWKSSHVHVLINCDEVKPYLDIFLENHSLDIEDSSGRIHIEFPIWLKKYVNEETNGVTNQDIIALSRSPASMAISWNMYFINGYKFHTEELSKGRKTSNCGVHVKGLAEGGNTDFYGIIKHIFELDYFGLKHKIPVFYCEWFDPTRNTGTKVHPQYKTVDIKMDKRYRPYDPFILAQNARQVYYVPYPEMCRDMRGWCAAITTKPRGRVEIDNIEDEVPYQSDGMLPALPNVEIEAISCLRDMSQLDVFEEIFDCSTSEADRGH, from the exons ATGGATCGTACTTGGATGTACGATAGAGTATATTCCAATAGACACGGATTGAAAGAAGAGTATGTTCGCGGGGTTAAAGACTTCGTAAAGAGGGCTTTGAAACAACCTATTTGTAAATCTGAGGGAGGGATAAGGTGTCCGTGTATAAATTGCAAGTGTCTCAAGATAAGAACACCAACTAATGTTAGACTTCACTTGTATCGAGATGGATTTCAACGAGACTATTGGATTTGGACTCAACATGGAGAAGTAGAGCTCAATGTTAATACAAGGAATGATTCAAATAGTAGTGAGCATGTGCATCATGATGACCAAATTGAGGCAATGAATCAGATGGTGTATGATGCTTTTAGGCCTTATGGAGTATTCTCTCACGTGAATGATAACATAGAAGTTGAGGAATATACGGAGGATGAGTTTCCCAACGAAGATGCCAAACGATTTTATGACAAGTTGATATCTTTCAACAAGCCCATTTATGAGGGAGCTACCCAATCAATATTATCAATATCTACTCAACTTCTTGAAATTAGGTCTAATTGGCATGTACCACAAAAAGGTTTAGATTTTGTTGCACAAATGCTTAAAAGTGTATGTCCAGTTCAAAAAGGCTTGCCCGATAACTATTACCAAGCAACACAGTTGGTATCTAAGTTAGGGCTAAAGGTTGAGAAGATTGATTGTTGTAAGAATGGTTGTATGTTATATTACAAGGATGATAGCAATCTATCAGAGTGCAAATTTTGTAATGCTCCTAGGTTCATTCCTCGCAAGACTGGCATGGGAAAGTACAAAGATATCCCAGTGAAGAGAATGTTCTACTTCCCAATCATTCCCAGATTACAAAGATTGTATGCATCAACTGAGTCGGCAAGTGAAATGAGATGGCATCACATGAACAAAAATAGTTCCAACATCCTTCGCCACCCGTCAGATGGAAAAGCATGGAAACATTTTGATAGTGTATATCCTGACTTTTCTAGGGAACCCAGAAATGTAAGGTTGGGTCTGTGTTCAGATGGTTTTACTCCTTACATTCAAGCGTCTGCTTCTCCATACTCATGTTGGCCAATAATAGTTACTCCGTATAATCTCCCCCCTGAAATGTGCATGACCAAACCATACTTGTTTTTGGCATGCCTCATACCCGGACCTAAAAACCCTAAATTAAAGATAGATGTCTACTTGCAACCATTGATTGATGATCTACATCGATTGTGGTCCAATGGAATATTGACCTATGATATATCTACAAAACAAAACTTCATCATGAAAGCCTGCTTGATGTGgacaattaatgattttccagccTATGGTATGTTATCTGGATGGGGAACACAAGGTAAattggcatgccctcattgtATGGAACACACTGATGCTTTCACCTTGAAAAGTGGCCATAAGAATTCCTGGTTTGACTGTCATCGTCGTTTCTTGCCATCTAATCACTCCTTCAGAAGGAGTAAAAGAAGTTTCCTAAAAAATAGGGTTGTGACCAATGAGCCACCTCCCATTTCCACAGGGAAAGATATATGGGCGGTAATAAGTAATTTTCCAAAAGTTACTGAAATTGGATGGGAGGCGAAATGGAAAGAATTCGAAGGGTATGGAGTGGATCACAATTGGAAAAAGCGAAGTATTTTTTGGGATCTCCCATATTGGAAGGATAATTTGTTAAGGCATAACCTCGATGTGATGCACATAGAAAAAAACGTCTTCGATAATATATTTAATACTGTCATGAATGTTAAGGATAAAACAAAGGATAATGAAAAGGCAAGAGAAGACTTGGCTAAATTATGCTTTCGCGGGGACTTGGAGCTCCAACCCTTAGAAAACGGAAAGAATGGTAAACCAAAGGCTAGTTACACTCTAACCAAATCTGAAGCCAAGTTGGTTTGTAAATGGCTTAAGGAATTGAGAATGCCAGATGGCTATGCTTCAAACCACAGTAGGTGTGCGAATGTAGAAAAGGGTACGGTGCATGGGATGAAGAGCCATGATTGTCATGTTTTCATGGAATGTTTACTCCCAATTGCATTCCATTCATTGCCAGATTTGGTTTGGAAACCATTAACTGAGCTAAGTCGATTCTTTAAAGATCTTTGTTGCAATACATTGAGGATGGACGACTTAATTAAGTTGGATGAGAATATTCCAATTATCATATGCAAGTTGGAAAGGATTTTTCCACCAGGTTTCTTTGACTCAATGGAGCATCTTCCAATCCATCTTGCCAAAGAAGCAATTCTAGGTGGTCCAGTACAGTACCGATGGATGTATCCATTCGAAAG ATTTATGGGAGTCTCAAAGAGGGCAGTGACAAATAAGGCTAGAGTTGAAGGTTCCATATGCAGTGATTATATACATCGCGAGACAAATTACTTTTGCTCTCATTATTTCAACTCTTTCCGTTTGTTGCCAACCATAAATCTTAGTAACAAACCTCATTTAGACAATGATGACATTCTACCTACAATGTCCATTCTACAAAGTGGCGGTCGACCAAGTGGGAAGTCACGAAAATATTTTCTATCTGATAAGGAATGGAAGTCTTCACATGTGCATGTCTTGATAAATTGTGATGAGGTTAAACCATATCTTGA CATATTCTTAGAGAACCACTCTCTAGATATAGAAGATTCATCTGGGCGCATACATATAGAGTTTCCCATATGGCTGAAGAAATATGTAAATGAGGAGACAAATGGAGTTACTAACCAAGATATAATTGCCTTGTCTCGCAGTCCTGCATCAATGGCCATATCATGGAACATGTATTTTATCAATGGGTACAAGTTTCATACTGAAGAATTGAGCAAAGGTAGAAAAACTAGCAATTGTGGTGTGCACGTGAAAGGTCTTGCAGAAGGAGGAAATACTGATTTTTATGGAATAATCAAACATATCTTTGAGCTAGATTACTTTGGTCTGAAGCATAAGATTCCAGTTTTTTATTGTGAATGGTTTGATCCAACAAGGAATACGGGCACAAAGGTTCACCCACAATATAAAACTGTGGATATTAAGATGGATAAACGTTATCGTCCTTATGATCCTTTCATCCTTGCGCAAAATGCAAGACAAGTGTATTATGTCCCATATCCAGAAATGTGTAGAGATATGCGTGGATGGTGTGCGGCAATCACCACAAAACCAAGGGGTCGCGTAGAGATTGACAACATAGAGGATGAAGTACCTTATCAATCTGATGGGATGTTACCGGCGCTACCCAATGTAGAAATTGAAGCAATATCTTGTTTGCGTGACATGTCACAATTAGATGTGTTTGAAGAGATTTTTGATTGCTCTACTAGTGAAGCAGATAGAGGGCATTGA